A region of Polyangiaceae bacterium DNA encodes the following proteins:
- a CDS encoding AAA family ATPase, with protein sequence MPARKLDSTECHKRLSPTEFLFKTTDDVEPVSGIAAQERALAALHFGLDIRHSRFHVVVVGPSGSGRTFCARQVARRIASTLPTPDDILLLPNPGRPNEPTVLTLPAGEGRPFRDALEDLYVKLLEGIRGATEGERWKQTRARVQRRVEAEEARLEEELKTQAKSLGLDVNRTGREFQVAPLETENASESPSSDALRSVTAAIDAFEERLASVQDEGDAELRAATKQFLADATKACFVPVRAQFEAQPELIAFLSEVESLVTRQTRILVDEPGGDETPALVRGVIVPTLLTEHKPGSGAPVVEVPYPTLPTLFGRSHAPPDSGTPPEPGFAVAGALHLANGGFLILPANALLKNEALYEQLKACLLSAKFIVPEHNPTYYRGTTEELMFPPMPLDLKVVLISSADLYQELHEADPEFSQLFKVQARFDSTMPMGAAIATYPSFLADVVRDRRLLPLTTDAVTELLFYGGRLAESQRKVTAQLGLLAEVATEASYRAQRKKRTVVDGAEILAALGAAQRRSDHFRDQVHELLADGTIRIEVTGKRTGQVNAISVLSDGPVTFGRPCRVTAVVYPGTEGPVNIAREVEMSGPLHSKGVLVLSGFLSLRFAQVRPLSFGASLVFEQTYEPVDGDSASTSELFALLSALSGYALRQDLAVTGSVDQQGSVLPVGGLNEKIEAFYDLCAAKGLTGDQGVLIPAANQHALMLRSDVVEAIGRGQFHVYVISTVEEGIELLTGSTAGVSDDNGHYPAGTVFGAIEHRLERFFRAMAEIGRAR encoded by the coding sequence ATGCCCGCTCGAAAACTCGACAGCACCGAATGTCACAAGCGCCTATCGCCCACCGAATTCCTGTTCAAAACGACGGACGACGTCGAGCCCGTGTCGGGCATCGCGGCCCAGGAGCGAGCGCTCGCGGCGCTTCACTTTGGTTTGGATATTCGACACTCGCGCTTCCACGTGGTCGTCGTAGGTCCTTCCGGTTCGGGACGAACCTTCTGCGCCCGCCAGGTCGCTCGGCGAATTGCATCCACCTTGCCGACGCCGGACGACATTCTGCTTTTGCCAAACCCCGGTCGGCCCAACGAACCCACGGTGCTCACGCTGCCTGCGGGTGAAGGTCGGCCGTTTCGCGACGCGCTCGAAGATCTCTACGTCAAACTGCTCGAAGGCATCCGCGGAGCGACCGAAGGCGAGCGGTGGAAGCAAACACGTGCGCGCGTGCAAAGACGTGTCGAAGCCGAGGAAGCACGGCTCGAAGAAGAATTGAAAACACAAGCGAAATCGCTGGGACTCGATGTCAACCGGACAGGACGCGAATTTCAAGTCGCTCCGCTCGAAACGGAAAATGCCTCGGAAAGTCCCTCGAGCGATGCGCTGCGGTCCGTAACGGCGGCAATCGATGCATTCGAGGAGCGCTTGGCGTCCGTGCAAGACGAGGGAGATGCGGAGCTTCGAGCCGCAACGAAACAATTTTTGGCGGACGCAACCAAAGCTTGTTTCGTCCCCGTGCGTGCGCAATTCGAAGCGCAACCGGAGCTCATCGCGTTCTTGAGCGAAGTCGAATCGCTCGTGACGCGACAAACCCGCATTCTCGTGGACGAACCGGGAGGCGACGAAACGCCGGCGCTCGTGCGCGGCGTCATCGTTCCGACGCTGCTCACCGAGCACAAGCCGGGTTCAGGCGCGCCGGTCGTCGAAGTGCCATATCCGACATTGCCCACGTTGTTCGGTCGCAGTCATGCTCCACCGGATTCGGGAACGCCGCCCGAGCCTGGATTTGCCGTGGCCGGAGCGCTTCATTTGGCCAATGGCGGATTTTTGATATTGCCCGCCAATGCCCTGCTCAAGAACGAAGCGCTTTACGAACAGCTCAAGGCTTGTTTGCTCTCCGCAAAGTTCATCGTTCCGGAACACAACCCCACGTATTATCGCGGAACGACCGAAGAGTTGATGTTTCCGCCGATGCCGCTCGATTTGAAAGTCGTGCTCATTTCGAGCGCCGATTTGTACCAAGAGCTGCACGAGGCCGATCCTGAATTTTCGCAACTCTTCAAAGTGCAAGCTCGTTTCGATAGCACGATGCCCATGGGCGCGGCGATCGCGACGTATCCGTCGTTTTTGGCCGATGTCGTGCGCGACCGGCGTCTCTTGCCGCTGACGACAGACGCGGTGACCGAGCTGCTCTTTTATGGCGGGCGTCTTGCCGAAAGTCAGCGCAAAGTGACGGCTCAATTGGGGCTTTTGGCCGAAGTCGCGACGGAAGCGAGTTATCGCGCGCAGCGGAAAAAACGGACCGTCGTCGATGGCGCGGAGATTCTTGCAGCGCTCGGAGCGGCGCAGCGCCGAAGTGACCATTTTCGCGATCAAGTGCACGAGCTTCTGGCGGACGGCACGATTCGCATCGAGGTCACGGGCAAACGAACGGGGCAAGTCAATGCAATCAGCGTATTGAGCGACGGGCCGGTCACGTTTGGCAGGCCGTGCCGCGTGACGGCGGTCGTGTATCCGGGCACCGAAGGACCGGTGAACATTGCGCGCGAAGTGGAAATGAGCGGGCCACTTCATTCCAAAGGCGTGCTCGTGCTCTCGGGTTTTCTATCGCTACGTTTTGCGCAAGTTCGCCCGCTTTCGTTCGGCGCGTCGCTCGTATTCGAACAGACGTACGAACCGGTCGATGGAGACAGCGCTTCGACGAGCGAGCTTTTTGCGCTCCTGTCGGCGCTCAGCGGGTATGCCTTGCGGCAGGATTTGGCCGTGACCGGAAGCGTGGATCAACAAGGAAGCGTCTTGCCCGTCGGCGGTCTCAATGAGAAAATCGAGGCATTTTACGATTTGTGTGCCGCCAAAGGTTTGACCGGGGACCAAGGCGTGCTCATTCCAGCCGCCAATCAACATGCACTGATGCTCCGTTCGGACGTCGTCGAAGCCATCGGTCGCGGACAATTTCACGTGTATGTCATCAGCACGGTGGAAGAAGGCATCGAGCTGCTCACGGGATCGACCGCGGGCGTGTCCGACGACAATGGGCATTACCCTGCGGGGACGGTGTTCGGCGCCATCGAACACAGGCTCGAAAGGTTTTTCCGGGCGATGGCAGAAATCGGCCGCGCGCGGTGA
- a CDS encoding glycoside hydrolase family 65 protein codes for MSSAAIRRRTCPALGTLFALDAPMLDSPATQRAEMTRSPDPHQSLAQFDRLFRFIVWNWNVPTNRDEPAELVAVAELFDKLVGLGTRLAVVTKNNTDRLSFLIETVKPQHRRKLFIVADDGAVVLGFDHRGTAVALSMHEFPNRSTALKHILDREIHPLGIPPKDMLLLEHSFGSTNNSDDDDELDLLPQCHGAVTSQKCELARIERILRRQTALDERLGSFAPPRDAAWVILESGFDMTREHEIESLLAIANGYVGVRGSIAEGSDVSRPATFLAGAFERSSDVYPVPELVIAPDWGRLRFTIEGEPFMASSTTVREHHRALDMRRGVLLREGLVTGTGGHTTEIRTLHVASMANRHLLIEAIEIIPKNYSGTVTIDAILSGDVKSESGGAHWNHFEPRSHRHGPMLIGTTHGGLRLALASHTTSFDPGIMELNCKREMSATWATERCELHVRLGEPTALHRVVALYTSRDEGDPVARAEALTDKLAHTSCPEVLSKHEAAWMYRWKRANVEIDGAPKIERALRFASYHLLSSVHPTDPRTSVGARALSGEAYRGHVFWDTEIFMQPLYVHTWPEAARTLLQYRHRTLDGARRKAQRLDYRGALYAWESADTGDETTPEMVLTPYGEIIPILSGVEEQHISADVAYAVWSYVRATNDIEFLRTEGAEILLETARFWASRVQAKNDGHFHIDRVIGPDEYHESIDDNAFTNWMARKNLRVAAMVARGEGKDVASTLGIDPQEIARWEHIASRMYLGLDEHTHVIEQHRGFFELEYVDLQEYTPRTAPMDVLLGRQRTQASQVVKQADVVQLIALLWDEIEPRVRRKSFLYYEPRTAHGSSLSPGIHALVAARLGLVDLAERYLEQTADIDLGNNMGNAAGGVHAAGMGSLWQAVVFGVAGLRQDANDPEVLFVEPNLLPTMRRVSLPFTIRGTMLELHISHQAIEMSVEDGPAPIEVAVPGSSGTHQRVRAEPGRSYVTKHAKDGFSAWEETSQ; via the coding sequence ATGAGCTCGGCGGCGATCCGTCGCCGCACATGCCCCGCTCTCGGCACGCTTTTCGCCCTCGATGCACCCATGCTCGATTCTCCCGCGACCCAGCGCGCGGAAATGACTCGCTCGCCCGATCCTCACCAGTCACTCGCCCAATTCGATCGATTGTTCCGGTTCATCGTATGGAACTGGAACGTCCCGACAAACCGCGATGAACCGGCCGAGCTCGTCGCAGTCGCCGAGCTCTTCGACAAACTCGTCGGGCTGGGGACGCGCCTGGCGGTCGTCACGAAAAACAACACCGATCGTTTGTCGTTCCTCATTGAAACCGTAAAACCGCAACATCGCCGAAAGTTGTTCATCGTCGCGGACGACGGTGCCGTCGTTCTGGGTTTCGATCATCGAGGCACCGCCGTCGCACTGTCCATGCACGAATTTCCAAACCGATCGACTGCACTGAAGCACATCCTGGATCGGGAAATTCATCCATTGGGCATTCCGCCCAAGGACATGCTGCTGCTCGAACATTCGTTCGGTTCGACAAACAATTCGGACGACGACGACGAGCTCGATCTGTTGCCGCAATGTCACGGCGCCGTGACTTCGCAAAAATGCGAGCTCGCGCGGATCGAACGAATTCTTCGCCGCCAGACGGCCCTCGACGAGCGACTCGGATCCTTCGCGCCACCACGCGATGCGGCGTGGGTGATCCTCGAGAGCGGTTTCGACATGACGCGCGAACACGAAATCGAATCTCTGCTTGCCATCGCCAATGGCTACGTCGGCGTGCGTGGCTCCATTGCCGAGGGCAGCGACGTTTCGCGCCCGGCCACTTTTCTTGCCGGTGCGTTCGAACGATCGTCGGACGTGTATCCCGTACCCGAGCTCGTGATTGCGCCGGATTGGGGCCGCTTGCGCTTCACCATCGAAGGTGAGCCGTTCATGGCGTCGAGCACGACGGTGCGCGAGCACCACCGCGCGCTCGACATGCGCCGCGGCGTGCTCTTGCGCGAAGGCCTCGTAACCGGCACTGGAGGACACACGACCGAAATCCGAACGCTTCACGTCGCATCGATGGCCAACCGCCACTTGCTGATCGAAGCCATAGAAATCATTCCGAAAAACTACTCGGGCACCGTGACCATCGACGCCATCCTTTCGGGCGATGTGAAAAGCGAGAGCGGAGGGGCGCATTGGAATCACTTCGAGCCGCGGAGCCATCGCCACGGACCCATGCTCATCGGCACGACCCATGGTGGTTTGCGTTTGGCGCTCGCATCCCACACGACGTCCTTCGACCCGGGCATCATGGAGCTGAATTGCAAACGCGAAATGAGCGCGACGTGGGCGACGGAGCGTTGCGAATTGCACGTGCGTCTGGGTGAGCCCACCGCGCTTCACCGCGTCGTCGCACTCTACACTTCGCGTGATGAAGGCGATCCGGTGGCGCGCGCCGAAGCGCTCACGGACAAGCTCGCTCATACGTCGTGCCCCGAGGTTCTCTCCAAGCATGAAGCTGCGTGGATGTACCGGTGGAAACGCGCAAACGTCGAGATCGATGGAGCTCCAAAGATTGAGCGCGCGCTGCGATTTGCCTCCTACCACCTCTTGAGCTCCGTGCACCCAACCGATCCGCGCACGTCAGTTGGTGCGCGCGCCTTGTCGGGCGAGGCGTATCGAGGTCACGTCTTTTGGGACACCGAGATCTTCATGCAGCCGCTTTACGTGCACACATGGCCGGAAGCGGCGCGAACGCTGTTGCAATACCGACATCGAACGCTGGATGGCGCTCGTCGAAAAGCACAACGCCTCGATTATCGAGGTGCGCTCTACGCATGGGAATCGGCAGATACGGGCGACGAAACGACGCCCGAGATGGTGCTCACGCCGTATGGCGAAATCATTCCGATCTTGTCGGGCGTCGAGGAGCAGCACATCAGCGCCGATGTCGCCTACGCCGTTTGGTCGTACGTACGCGCGACGAACGACATCGAATTTCTCCGTACCGAAGGCGCCGAGATTCTGCTTGAAACAGCGCGTTTTTGGGCGAGTCGCGTCCAGGCGAAAAACGACGGGCACTTTCACATCGATCGCGTCATCGGCCCGGACGAGTACCACGAGAGCATCGACGACAACGCGTTCACCAATTGGATGGCCCGGAAAAACCTACGTGTCGCGGCCATGGTGGCCCGAGGCGAAGGCAAAGACGTCGCATCGACGCTTGGCATCGATCCCCAAGAGATCGCTCGATGGGAACACATCGCATCGCGCATGTACCTCGGGCTCGACGAACACACGCACGTCATCGAACAGCACCGCGGGTTTTTTGAGCTGGAATACGTGGACTTGCAGGAGTACACGCCGCGCACCGCGCCCATGGACGTCTTGCTCGGGCGCCAACGCACGCAGGCATCCCAAGTGGTCAAGCAAGCCGACGTGGTGCAGCTCATCGCACTGCTTTGGGACGAGATCGAACCGCGCGTTCGTCGTAAGAGCTTCCTCTACTACGAACCTCGCACCGCTCATGGAAGCTCGCTATCGCCGGGCATCCACGCGCTCGTGGCCGCACGTCTCGGTCTGGTTGATCTAGCCGAACGGTATCTCGAGCAAACCGCCGACATCGACCTCGGCAACAACATGGGCAACGCCGCGGGAGGAGTGCACGCGGCTGGGATGGGAAGCTTGTGGCAAGCCGTCGTCTTCGGAGTCGCCGGGCTTCGGCAAGATGCAAACGATCCGGAAGTATTGTTTGTCGAACCGAACCTCTTGCCAACGATGCGTCGCGTGTCGCTGCCCTTCACGATCCGAGGCACGATGCTCGAGCTGCACATTTCTCATCAGGCCATCGAAATGAGCGTCGAGGATGGGCCTGCGCCGATCGAAGTCGCGGTGCCAGGATCATCAGGAACGCACCAGCGCGTGCGTGCAGAGCCAGGCCGCTCGTACGTGACCAAACACGCCAAGGACGGCTTTTCCGCGTGGGAGGAGACATCGCAATGA
- a CDS encoding acetolactate synthase, protein MAQVHGGRLVSKALARHGITHLFTLCGGHIQAIYDGCLDDGIRVVDVRHEQTAGHAADAYARVTGKPGVCAVTAGPGVTDVVTAVANAQRAGVPMIVIGGAGPRILQDMGSLQDMNHVELMRSITKWSVSVPSTDRIAEYIDSAFRIAQANVPGPVFLEMPLDLLMNFGDDAPPATGPFAETPRPGGDPRSIARAAEMLKQAERPMFIVGSQLRWSARREILREFADAIDGAYFLNGMARGGLPHAHPNFFARSRRVALGQTDLCFVFGTPFDFRLEYGRAINPGAKVVQIDLDGSEMGRNRKVDVAIHGDSGLVLEQILAGVKEKRAPAWVSTMRAAEEKSRAKMQSEITATTDPPNPLRVCDEIGKRLGKNDIVIGDGGDFVATAANVIKLEWPQMWMDPGPLGTLGVGPGYAMAAKLARPDARVVLIYGDGSFGFNALEFEAMVRQGIPVISIIGNDAAWMQIRRGQVDLYGTERAPATSLDYTHYEKVVEAVGGVGYWVERIEDLGPALDAAFAADKPSCVNVKIARSDFRKGAISV, encoded by the coding sequence ATGGCACAAGTTCACGGTGGAAGGCTCGTCTCCAAAGCGCTTGCTCGACACGGAATCACGCATCTGTTCACGCTCTGCGGTGGGCACATTCAGGCCATTTACGACGGCTGCCTCGATGACGGCATCCGCGTGGTCGACGTGCGGCACGAGCAAACGGCTGGGCACGCAGCCGACGCGTACGCGCGCGTTACGGGCAAGCCTGGCGTGTGCGCAGTCACGGCAGGCCCGGGCGTAACCGATGTGGTGACGGCGGTGGCCAATGCACAGCGTGCAGGCGTGCCGATGATCGTCATCGGAGGCGCAGGTCCTCGCATTTTGCAGGACATGGGCTCACTGCAGGACATGAATCACGTCGAGCTGATGCGGTCCATTACGAAGTGGAGCGTTTCGGTGCCTTCGACGGATCGCATTGCCGAATACATCGACTCGGCGTTTCGTATTGCGCAAGCCAATGTGCCGGGTCCCGTTTTTCTCGAAATGCCGCTCGATCTGCTGATGAACTTTGGCGACGATGCGCCTCCGGCCACGGGGCCGTTTGCGGAAACGCCTCGCCCCGGTGGCGATCCGCGTTCGATTGCGCGCGCGGCCGAAATGCTGAAGCAAGCCGAGAGACCGATGTTCATCGTCGGCAGTCAGCTCCGCTGGTCGGCGCGGCGCGAGATTTTGCGCGAATTTGCCGATGCCATCGATGGGGCGTACTTTTTGAATGGTATGGCGCGTGGAGGTTTGCCGCATGCGCACCCGAATTTCTTTGCGCGCTCGCGCCGAGTTGCACTAGGACAAACCGATTTGTGTTTCGTCTTCGGTACGCCCTTCGATTTTCGTCTCGAATACGGGCGAGCCATCAACCCTGGAGCCAAAGTCGTCCAAATCGACCTCGATGGTTCCGAAATGGGACGAAACCGCAAAGTGGATGTTGCCATTCATGGCGACAGTGGACTCGTGCTCGAACAAATTTTGGCGGGGGTCAAAGAAAAGCGAGCGCCCGCATGGGTGAGCACGATGCGTGCTGCCGAAGAGAAGTCGCGCGCCAAAATGCAAAGTGAAATCACTGCGACCACGGACCCGCCGAATCCTCTGCGCGTTTGCGATGAAATCGGAAAACGCCTCGGGAAGAACGACATCGTCATCGGTGATGGAGGCGACTTCGTTGCGACGGCGGCGAACGTCATCAAACTCGAATGGCCACAAATGTGGATGGACCCCGGGCCGCTCGGAACGCTTGGCGTTGGTCCAGGTTATGCCATGGCCGCGAAGCTTGCGCGTCCGGATGCCCGCGTGGTCTTGATTTATGGGGATGGCTCGTTCGGCTTCAATGCGCTCGAATTCGAAGCCATGGTGCGCCAGGGCATTCCCGTCATTTCGATCATCGGCAACGATGCGGCGTGGATGCAAATTCGTCGCGGGCAGGTCGATTTGTACGGGACTGAGCGAGCTCCTGCGACATCGCTCGATTATACGCATTACGAAAAAGTCGTCGAAGCGGTTGGAGGTGTGGGGTATTGGGTCGAGCGCATCGAGGACCTCGGCCCGGCGCTCGATGCGGCGTTTGCCGCCGACAAACCTTCGTGTGTCAACGTGAAAATCGCGCGGAGCGATTTCCGCAAAGGCGCCATCAGCGTCTGA
- a CDS encoding leucyl aminopeptidase, protein MELRFCNPELASLDDLDTEILACTVWTDVRPLHGVAGLCDWRLAGGVSTLLRSAFVTGKPGEVVMVPGKPRLTFDKLLFFGAGAKSEFGEEPFRRIVHHMLDVMEGLVARVAVVELPGRPDELIAAERAADILLASAGRKREHDVWTLVEGPDGRKRITQHMIEERRRVRRVI, encoded by the coding sequence GTGGAATTACGATTCTGCAATCCCGAGCTTGCGAGCCTCGATGATCTCGACACCGAGATTCTCGCATGCACCGTGTGGACCGACGTTCGTCCACTGCACGGTGTCGCGGGCCTATGCGATTGGCGCCTCGCAGGTGGCGTGTCCACGCTATTGCGGAGCGCCTTCGTCACGGGCAAACCCGGCGAGGTCGTCATGGTCCCGGGCAAACCGCGGCTCACATTCGACAAGCTGCTCTTTTTTGGCGCGGGAGCGAAGAGTGAATTCGGCGAAGAACCATTTCGTCGCATCGTGCATCACATGCTCGACGTCATGGAGGGCCTCGTCGCGCGCGTGGCGGTCGTCGAATTGCCGGGGCGCCCGGACGAGCTCATTGCGGCGGAACGCGCGGCCGACATCTTGCTGGCCAGCGCCGGTCGCAAGCGCGAGCACGACGTATGGACGCTCGTGGAAGGCCCTGATGGGCGCAAACGCATCACGCAACACATGATCGAAGAACGAAGGCGCGTGCGTCGGGTGATTTAG
- a CDS encoding TROVE domain-containing protein produces MAFFSFIDKVRSSVSKVEAPPAEAHLNYMAGVSYDVKSPITRLRLAASTCFFGEPMYYQPADEKNTRPAKAPHPANLSDAQRDYLRKTLDAVDPQAWRSLTPAALLESTIDEALAHDAEATLREAVRLRNEEHIRVTPQVILVRAANHADVKGTGLVRKYARSIVRRADEPAVGLAYQMFRYGKPIPNALKKAWRDVLQSFDDYALAKYRLEGRGAKTVDVVNLVHPKSTAVDKLAKGEAKTTGRTWESILSSRGSNRTAWRKAMNVMGHMAMLRNIRNMLDAGIRGEEIVPRLLNGAETGKQLPFRYYSAYKAVEEKAPPVVLDAIEKCLVKSLGELPRFSGRVMVLADNSGSAQGTATSSMGTMKVSTIGNLTGIVAGMRADEGYLGVFGDSLETMPVRKDSSIFDQLKHAEHIAKGIGLGTENGVWTFLDRAIRKHEHWDSIFILSDMQAGHGGLYGTNPRKYREYGWGHDEKYIDVAKLVSAYRKRVNPKVKVFLVQIAGYKDTLVPEFYDRTYILGGWGEGLLRFAAEMSKIEKAS; encoded by the coding sequence ATGGCATTCTTCAGTTTCATCGACAAGGTTCGTTCGAGCGTGTCCAAGGTCGAGGCGCCCCCGGCCGAAGCGCATTTGAATTACATGGCCGGCGTTTCCTACGACGTGAAGTCGCCCATCACGCGCCTGCGTCTTGCGGCATCGACGTGTTTCTTCGGCGAGCCGATGTATTATCAGCCGGCGGACGAAAAGAATACGCGTCCGGCAAAGGCGCCGCATCCGGCGAATTTGTCCGACGCGCAGCGCGATTACCTGCGCAAGACGCTCGACGCGGTCGATCCGCAAGCGTGGCGCAGCCTGACGCCCGCCGCGCTTTTGGAAAGCACGATCGACGAAGCGCTCGCGCACGATGCGGAAGCGACGCTGCGGGAAGCCGTACGTTTGCGCAACGAAGAGCATATCCGCGTGACGCCGCAAGTGATTTTGGTGCGCGCGGCGAATCATGCGGACGTGAAAGGTACGGGCCTCGTGCGAAAGTACGCTCGTTCGATCGTACGCCGTGCGGACGAGCCGGCCGTGGGTTTGGCATACCAAATGTTTCGGTATGGAAAACCCATTCCGAATGCTTTGAAAAAGGCTTGGCGCGATGTGCTCCAGTCCTTCGATGATTACGCACTGGCCAAATATCGTTTGGAAGGGCGCGGAGCAAAAACCGTGGACGTCGTGAACCTCGTGCACCCGAAGAGCACTGCGGTCGACAAGCTCGCGAAAGGTGAGGCAAAAACGACGGGTCGCACGTGGGAATCGATTCTGAGCTCGCGCGGCTCGAATCGAACGGCGTGGCGAAAAGCGATGAACGTGATGGGACACATGGCGATGCTGCGCAACATTCGCAACATGCTCGACGCGGGTATCAGAGGCGAGGAAATCGTTCCGCGCCTCTTGAATGGTGCAGAAACGGGTAAGCAGCTCCCGTTTCGATACTATTCAGCCTACAAGGCGGTGGAAGAGAAGGCGCCGCCCGTGGTGCTCGATGCAATCGAAAAGTGCCTCGTGAAGTCCTTGGGTGAATTGCCGCGATTTTCGGGTCGCGTCATGGTGCTCGCGGACAACAGCGGTTCGGCGCAAGGTACGGCGACGTCGTCGATGGGAACGATGAAGGTCTCCACGATTGGAAACTTGACGGGAATCGTGGCGGGAATGCGAGCGGACGAGGGATACCTTGGTGTCTTCGGTGATTCGCTCGAAACGATGCCGGTGCGCAAAGATTCGTCGATTTTCGACCAATTGAAGCACGCCGAGCACATCGCCAAGGGAATCGGTCTCGGTACGGAAAACGGGGTCTGGACCTTTTTGGATCGCGCAATCCGTAAGCACGAGCATTGGGATTCGATTTTCATCCTGTCGGACATGCAAGCGGGTCACGGTGGGCTTTACGGGACAAACCCGCGCAAGTACCGTGAGTATGGTTGGGGACACGACGAAAAGTACATCGACGTGGCAAAGCTCGTGTCGGCGTACCGCAAGCGGGTAAACCCCAAGGTCAAGGTGTTCTTGGTGCAGATCGCGGGCTACAAGGACACACTGGTGCCCGAATTCTACGATCGGACGTACATCCTCGGAGGCTGGGGTGAGGGATTGCTCCGCTTCGCTGCCGAGATGTCGAAGATCGAAAAGGCATCTTGA
- a CDS encoding universal stress protein, which translates to MTRAQAAAIHLEHKRFPQSERRPMRPRVLVALHGSAAPSESIAMGRLVSSTMQQPLHGVFISKSPTEPNDVPQILHLPSYALEGIVLDVEEGDPAARLAEISKMHPTAFLVVGADPSAGDKLGVGTFAARVIEESSAPVLVVRPGNAAKIQRILVPHDGTPTTAIALEPAGDLARASGASLDILLVGEAQRFPPETEPGAMTLPQYVDQPHHEWPAFSEEFVERFMKALGHCPSDVPIRFFLGAGDPGEEILRYAEMFSSDLAVLVWHGHASARHGGVFQTVLRRANCSVLILRANEG; encoded by the coding sequence ATGACACGGGCCCAAGCCGCGGCCATTCATTTGGAGCACAAACGTTTTCCGCAAAGCGAACGGAGACCGATGCGTCCACGCGTACTCGTGGCGCTCCACGGAAGTGCGGCCCCGAGCGAATCGATTGCGATGGGGCGCCTCGTCTCGTCCACGATGCAGCAACCCTTGCACGGCGTGTTCATTTCCAAATCACCAACCGAGCCGAACGACGTGCCCCAGATCCTGCACCTGCCCAGTTATGCCCTCGAAGGCATCGTGCTCGACGTCGAGGAGGGAGATCCGGCCGCACGGCTCGCAGAGATTTCGAAGATGCACCCGACGGCATTTTTGGTCGTGGGTGCGGATCCCAGTGCCGGGGACAAACTCGGCGTCGGTACATTTGCGGCACGGGTGATCGAAGAGTCGAGTGCGCCGGTGCTCGTGGTTCGTCCGGGCAACGCAGCAAAAATTCAGCGAATCCTCGTCCCGCACGATGGAACGCCGACCACGGCAATCGCTCTCGAACCTGCAGGCGACCTGGCACGAGCTTCAGGGGCGTCGCTCGACATCCTGCTCGTGGGCGAGGCGCAACGCTTTCCGCCGGAAACGGAACCCGGAGCGATGACGCTACCGCAATACGTCGATCAACCACATCACGAATGGCCAGCATTTTCTGAAGAATTCGTCGAGCGATTCATGAAGGCGCTCGGACATTGTCCGTCCGATGTACCCATCCGCTTTTTTTTGGGCGCGGGTGACCCGGGCGAAGAAATTCTCCGTTATGCCGAAATGTTCTCGTCGGATTTGGCTGTGCTCGTATGGCATGGGCATGCGAGCGCCCGACACGGAGGCGTATTTCAAACGGTGCTCCGGCGAGCGAACTGCTCGGTGCTCATTTTGCGTGCCAATGAGGGTTGA
- a CDS encoding rhodanese-like domain-containing protein, translated as METNRSLVFAVIIILLVAFAVGCSREAASAPAEQTNQQTALPDRDPALAHKLVGEGAVLLDVRTVDEYAERHLDKAVNIPVDKLNAQMTEIEKLTSGDKTKPIVVYCQAGGRAGRAKSMLAAAGYTKVTNLGGIDDWDKK; from the coding sequence ATGGAAACGAATCGCTCGCTCGTCTTCGCCGTCATCATCATTCTCCTCGTAGCCTTCGCCGTCGGTTGCTCACGTGAAGCGGCCTCCGCGCCGGCCGAGCAAACCAATCAACAAACCGCCCTGCCCGATCGCGACCCCGCGCTCGCGCACAAGCTCGTGGGCGAAGGCGCCGTGCTGCTCGATGTGCGCACGGTGGACGAATATGCCGAGCGGCACCTGGACAAGGCCGTGAACATTCCCGTCGACAAGCTGAATGCACAGATGACGGAAATCGAAAAGCTCACGTCGGGCGACAAAACAAAACCCATCGTCGTGTATTGCCAAGCGGGTGGTCGCGCAGGTCGCGCCAAGTCGATGCTCGCGGCAGCCGGGTACACCAAGGTCACGAACCTGGGCGGCATCGACGACTGGGATAAGAAGTAA